A part of Mustela erminea isolate mMusErm1 chromosome 9, mMusErm1.Pri, whole genome shotgun sequence genomic DNA contains:
- the LOC116599960 gene encoding olfactory receptor 10Q1-like: MLVFEAIRGDTFARSPVLNQSGPTEFVFRVFTTVPEFQVLLFLLFLLLYLLLLCGNTAIIWVVCTHSSFHTPMYFFLCILSFLEICYTLVVVPLMLSNIWGARKPIPLAGCGAQMFFFVTLGSTDCFLLAVMAYDRYVAICYPLHYTLIMTQRLCIQMVVCTVGLALLLSLQLTALIFTLPFCGHRREINHFLCDVPPVLSLACADIRVHQAVLYVVGILVLTVPFLLICVPYVFIASAILRIRSAKGHHRAFSTCSSHLTVVLLQYGFCASVYLRPQSSSSVDEDRQFALVYTFITPLLNPLIYTLRNKDVKGALKKAISSKGTAEAL, encoded by the exons ATGTTGGTCTTTGAAGCCATCAGAG GAGACACGTTTGCTAGGAGCCCCGTCCTCAACCAGTCCGGCCCCACTGAGTTCGTGTTCCGCGTGTTCACCACCGTCCCTGAATTCCaggtcctcctcttcctcctcttcctcctcctctacttGCTCCTCCTCTGCGGCAACACAGCCATCATCTGGGTGGTGTGCACACACAGCTCGTTCCACACCCCGATGTACTTCTTCTTGTGCATCCTGTCTTTCCTAGAAATCTGCTACACGTTGGTGGTGGTGCCTCTGATGCTTTCCAACATTTGGGGGGCCCGGAAGCCCATTCCACTGGCTGGCTGTGGGGCGCAAATGTTCTTTTTCGTCACCCTTGGCAGCACTGACTGTTTTCTCCTGGCGGTCATGGCATACgatcgctatgtggccatctgctaCCCACTGCACTACACCCTCATCATGACCCAGAGGTTGTGCATCCAGATGGTGGTGTGCACCGTGGGCCtggccctcctcctctccctgcagctcACAGCCTTAATCTTCACGCTGCCCTTTTGCGGACACCGCCGGGAAATCAACCACTTCCTCTGCGACGTGCCCCCAGTTCTGAGTCTGGCCTGCGCTGACATCCGCGTGCACCAGGCCGTCCTCTACGTGGTGGGCATCCTGGTGCTGACCGTCCCTTTCCTGCTTATCTGTGTCCCCTACGTGTTCATCGCCTCGGCAATTCTGCGCATCCGCTCCGCCAAGGGCCACCACCgagccttctccacctgctcctcgCACCTCACTGTGGTCCTGCTGCAGTACGGCTTCTGTGCCTCGGTCTACCTGCGTCCCCAGTCTAGCTCCTCGGTGGACGAGGACCGCCAGTTTGCCCTGGTCTACACCTTCATTACTCCCCTCCTCAACCCGCTGATTTACACCCTTAGGAACAAGGATGTCAAAGGTGCCCTGAAAAAGGCCATCAGTAGCAAAGGAACAGCTGAAGCTCTTTAA